In Hylaeus volcanicus isolate JK05 unplaced genomic scaffold, UHH_iyHylVolc1.0_haploid 12237, whole genome shotgun sequence, the genomic stretch gtatataattttatcaccattctattaaaataataatttcgtctTTAAAGACATTGAGCCAGGTATGGCGCTTATGAGTTTTTTGCAAAGACAGACATAAAGAGATGTGTGAGCGTGTGTTTATGTTTAATCTAAAGAGGCCACCCATATAACGAAATGTGTAAGagtcaaattaaatattcacgttaaaacatgaaaaatcaaCATTGATTTTATAGTGGTGAAATATCATCTTGAATGGGCGGGGTATGGTAGATAAACAAACATTGAAATCGTAGCAAAAAATAACGTATGTACACTTTGATACTTGTTATTATTGGATTAAAACAagtaacatttgttttttttaaatgaaaattattacagCAGATAAAAAATCCAAAAGGAAGACAaagagatttttttaatgatttgaATGGACATATTGacttattaaaatcaaaataatatacttgTTAAGGACTCTGAGTTAACAAGCGCAAGTCTTCAAATTTTGTTGGATACATATCGAACAGGATTCACAGCGTACGAAGTTGATGAGTATAAAGGTGATGTCAACTCCATATTCTACAAAAGGAAAAAGTCGCTCcaaaatattcgttaaaaaaaaacatacgtAATTTATTGCATTCAAAGATTTCTCATTTAGCAAAATTTTAGACTCTAAGGCTTTAGCAGGTTTCCACtcatttgatttaaaaataaattctaaaaccGTCTGCGTTAAATGCCATTCACGTTTTGGTGACTTTAGTACTTGAATTTGAATGGCGATGAACTGCATGGTTCCACTGTTTTCCTAAAGTTGGTTTTACTGGATTGgatatttcttttccatttttagtTAAAGCAGAATTGGAAAAATGATTCGAACGACATGATTTCTAAAtgcacatttaaaaaattaacatgacttttctttcattttgaaacAGTAGGAGTGTTTACTTTATTGATATCCAATAAAGCAGAGGACTTGTTACAAGGTGGTTGAAAGTGATAATTCCTGTGagaatgataattattaacgGGGAGATGTGATTGACAAGATATTTTGTGGGGCGCAAGCGGTATATTAGTCACGTGTGGACTATTTTTCAATAGTGTTGTAGTGCGTGACTTGAAAAGTTCGTTTGATGAATCGAACGTTGTATCAGACTTTTTATACGATGCATTATAATTTTGAGTATGGAAATCGCGAGATGAAGTCTTttgaacaacattttttgaatttgaattgaCTGCCTCGACTGtagaaaattcgtttttataaaaatctgttACTTTGTTTTGAAATGGTGctgtatactttatttttctttgatttttatgaaactcaTCTGATAAATCTTTATACCTACACAGACGCATGAAAAAAGTTGCAATATGACCATTTTTAACACTGTTCgcaaaactttaaaaaagtggtttaaacaaaaaaaaatgccgaCCTTTGAGTGACATTCATATGAAGGCATTGATCTTTCGCTTTAATAGAattgttattgaaataatCGGAACTCTTTTGATTTATATCTGACAAAAAATTGAACTCTTGCGTAACTTTAGCGGGTGTATACGTTTGATTGACTGAAATATTAGCAAAAAATGCGTTTGTTACAAATCAATACACCGTTCGAATTCCCAAACAGACGAGTCGAGCGTCATTAGAGTTTTCGGAATCAAGTAAAAATAGTGGCATGCATTTTATTTGGACATACAATTACCTTTTGTACGAGGGAAAGGAGAATAGATATCATTGCAAAGTGAGGTTTCACTAATAGAATTATTCGAGTGATTTGAAGAAAGCCTACACTTTGTATTATTTGATTCGGCGGACTTAAATACGTTGTTCTGTTCACTAGCCAACTGGTGAGTTTGTGTCCTCCTTTTTTCAAAACCTCCACTCACTACACTTTGGTTGATACGCTGTACTAAAAAGTCGCATTCTTTCAAAATAAGAGAACCATGAAACCCATTGGTTGTTATCTGGCATACAGTTTCGCGTTGGAATTGATGATGGTTCTTCACCAAAACGTCTTGAAgcaaaatattgttattccaTTGACAGTGGTGTAGTGTTGTTTGTGTGGAAGCCTAAACTTATTGCACATTGTCAtatactttcaaaaatttgaataaaaattttgttacctCCACGGAATTCTTTTCTTGACAAGACACCaaacattcaattttcacattttcattCTTGTGCAGAGTTGTTTCATTCGGTACATGTTGTGCAGGGGAAGAATTAAGACAAAGTTTTGGAATGGTTGGGATATGTGCGGTAGAAGATTTGCTGCATTGCACTTTAAAACATGAAAcaacaaaatagaaacataCCTATAAAGAGAGTTCTTAAAATGGGATAATCGACTTCCTTGTGCGGAACAAGTCAAATGACACGGAAGTACAAATTGATCTATTGACGGGAGTCGATGATGAAAACTGAAACTTTTAGAAAAGTTCTCATAAAATTCAGTATCCCTCTCTTTCTGTGTATCCGACTCGTTCCTCGTTTTCGGCGAAAATTGCTTGTAAGGCGTTGGTAACCTACTCCTTGGGGACACTAAATTTGTagacaaatgaaataaaaggaaaagctAGATTGAATGAACTTATTTGATTTACATGccctcaaaaaaaaaaacacgtacACTTTTTTCCTACAGCGTAAGAAGACAAGGTATTCAGCTTTGCAATACTTTCCGTTGGCACATACGTCAAAGTTTTCTTTACATCTGAAAGGAAACccaaaagaattgaataagtTCGGTGCAATTAAACTACAATGCACCTTGGAAATAACGATTTcctttaaatgttttaatatcatttttgaaatgaGCCACTTCATCCACTCGAGGAAATTGCGCATTTTCGGCGTCAGtcgaaaattgtaaagaaCTTTGAAACATCGTTCTGGTATGTGTTATATTGAAATCAGGATTTGTTTTTTCACGAGTGGGAGGTTTACACCACGTTCTATTTACAGTTGGTTGACACGTTGCTTTTTGATCCGATGTCAACGAACGAATGACGATAGTTGGGCCTAACAAAACGTTACACATTAACCTACTCATGACGTTACTATAGATAGCACACATGTTACCAAGCGATACGCTTCCTAATAATGCTTGCGTTAACGAGGTAGAAGGTGCAGTATGATCtgattctttttccatttgaGGACCATCTAACGTTATCatcataaacaaaaataaataagttcaGTATCAGAAAAGGAAACCAATGTTACTTGATGGTGCTGAATGACTTTCAACTTTCCCTTCTAACGAAGAATCTTTATTACCGGTAATTGATACATTTCCTTTACTGTTTGACGTTCGACTACTCATTTGAGCTTTGACTTGGCTTGAGTCGTTAGagtcattttctttttccagaGTTTCACATACCTTCTCTACATTTTCAATGATTCTATTCAACGGATTACGACTTTTCAGTGACAAATCGCTCTGACGCGCTATACGCAACCCTGTGTTAACTTTGGAGTCACAAGATATGTCATTCTTCTTATCACAAAAAGAATGTGATAGCGTACTCGATGTTGCATCtaactagaaaaaaaaaagaaaaaaaaaactttattcaaaaacCATATGGGATTTTGATAGAAATCATGTTAGTTCGACATTGTGCAATTTTACCTTCGACTGCTttcgtttttcattaaaaatcactggagaagaaaaagaattcacTGGTTTCGGTGGTACAAGCTTGCATTGTTTTGGTTGAAACTCAAGGGACGAAAAGGACTTAAGGTGCTTTGGATTATACCAATTTCTTAAATCCCTCAGTTTAACAGGCATGATAGATAAAAACTAAactacaaaaacaaaaaatagaaaaaaaaagcatgcTCAGTTGTAACTTATCCCCTTAGTAAACAAATCACACCGTGACATTTATTTGTGACCTTAACTGTTTTGTATTGactttttcttacatttacaCTTTTCAAACCCAGCTTACAAATTCATGACTCTACGATGATATACTAGTTAAAAAGAGTATGAACAAAGGCTTGCTATAGAATCAAAATACGCTCAtaccaaaagaaaaaaaaaaaaaccagtgAAAATTTGGTAGCATATCTTTAGTTAGAGGTTTACTTTACAGGGGCTTTAGCATGCTAgcatttttgaaactttcacTTTTCAAAACGACACAAAACTTAAAGTACACGTTTAGGATTCACCCATATACTAAAGCAAAAATAGGGCGCCTGAgctaaatttttaacaatgtcatctcaatatttctttaaaaaatagacattagtgaaaaagaataataggGTACACtagtaaattttaaatcgatacagtaaaatgagaaatgaaaaagtgttttttttatctGATCTAAATCGTATGAGTTTATTTacctgaataaaaaaaaacgaaataattttcctacTATTATTATCttatccaaataaattaaaaatatcaatccaagtcttttaatttttcccgactatgaaaattgtttaaaaaattagattaaaatatcaaactatAGTATTCCAGCCGCGCTTTCTCACACTAAACCGTACTCCTTACATGGCCTGGGACGTTTTCATCATTCTTGCCAGTCACACATCTTTTTGTcaacaattcattttgaaGAAACCGTATCATTTGAAAAACCATTGTCTTGCCAaactttcttatattatatatttttaaaagcatGGTAATGATTTGGTATCAAAAAAGATGTCTTAAGGCCTTTCAACTACAACCATGTCCTAGTAGTGGGCACTCGAGTGGTTTTATGATACACAAAAATCGTTTATAAAAGAAGACCaatattttgatgaaaaaaacaaagacaCAAAAACGCAATAGCATAGTAACTTGTTATACAAATcacaagaaaaacaaaaaagaaaaaaagacttAAATTGGGGATCCCTGACAAGGTAAGAATTAAGCGATAAAGGATTGTATGCTgcgtttgaaaagaaagaaatgttccTTTAATAAGAGCGAAAAATCCCCATCTATAAAAGGATATCCATTGAACAGGAACAATCCATGTCGGAAAAACAATTTGACGTAGTAAAAATCCTATTGTTGTTAACCATGTTACGAGAAACATAGAGAGAAGACACATGGCGACTGCTAATGATGGAGAGATGGATGCCACCATACTGACAAAAGCATAAGAAGCTATAGAAATCacaatacaaatgaaaatgaacaaaaaactGTGAACTAGTAGAACTAAGAGAGAACGCTGGGAATCCAATAATTTGTGTAATCCAAGAATGACATAGAAAGAAAGTGACATGAGTACAACGGGAATTGTTTGTAGAGGAATATCGATCATTGACCGGCTTAAAAAATAAGCACTTGTGGAAtaaagattttgttttatttcacgaTTAAAAAGACTTCTTTCACGAACAAATGTCAAAAGAtttgaataactaataaaacttacaaaaataacatgaaataaaaaagcatTTGAGAGTTGAATAAAgacaacatttcttttataaatgtttaacaaGAACATTTCAAAAGAAAGAATCCACTCTGGTACATTCGTTTCCGTTGATGTCTTTGCTTGATAAGTCTCCAATACAACATTTGGTTCTAAAGAGTCGATAAAACTGCTTATTAGTTTGAAGAAGACATCTACCATATCTATTAGATGACTGATAGCTTCATTTCCTATAAAAGACTTTAAGATTTCATCAAGAAACACTTTTTTCATAGTATTATTGAGATGATGCATTATTGGTTTAATATGCTTCAATGTGTCAATAGCTTCCGTTTGAATACTCTGTAAATTACACGTCACTTTTTCACTTGT encodes the following:
- the LOC128883847 gene encoding uncharacterized protein LOC128883847 isoform X2, with protein sequence MPVKLRDLRNWYNPKHLKSFSSLEFQPKQCKLVPPKPVNSFSSPVIFNEKRKQSKLDATSINTGLRIARQSDLSLKSRNPLNRIIENVEKVCETLEKENDSNDSSQVKAQMSSRTSNSKGNVSITGNKDSSLEGKVESHSAPSNGPQMEKESDHTAPSTSLTQALLGSVSLGPTIVIRSLTSDQKATCQPTVNRTWCKPPTREKTNPDFNITHTRTMFQSSLQFSTDAENAQFPRVDEVAHFKNDIKTFKGNRYFQDVKKTLTYVPTESIAKLNTLSSYAVGKKLSPRSRLPTPYKQFSPKTRNESDTQKERDTEFYENFSKSFSFHHRLPSIDQFVLPCHLTCSAQGSRLSHFKNSLYSKSSTAHIPTIPKLCLNSSPAQHVPNETTLHKNENVKIECLVSCQEKNSVEASTQTTLHHCQWNNNILLQDVLVKNHHQFQRETVCQITTNGFHGSLILKECDFLVQRINQSVVSGGFEKRRTQTHQLASEQNNVFKSAESNNTKCRLSSNHSNNSISETSLCNDIYSPFPRTKVNQTYTPAKVTQEFNFLSDINQKSSDYFNNNSIKAKDQCLHMNVTQRYKDLSDEFHKNQRKIKYTAPFQNKVTDFYKNEFSTVEAVNSNSKNVVQKTSSRDFHTQNYNASYKKSDTTFDSSNELFKSRTTTLLKNSPHVTNIPLAPHKISCQSHLPVNNYHSHRNYHFQPPCNKSSALLDINKKSCRSNHFSNSALTKNGKEISNPVKPTLGKQWNHAVHRHSNSKFIFKSNEWKPAKALESKILLNEKSLNAINYNMELTSPLYSSTSYAVNPVRYVSNKI
- the LOC128884148 gene encoding ATP-binding cassette sub-family G member 1-like isoform X2, with amino-acid sequence MHHLNNTMKKVFLDEILKSFIGNEAISHLIDMVDVFFKLISSFIDSLEPNVVLETYQAKTSTETNVPEWILSFEMFLLNIYKRNVVFIQLSNAFLFHVIFVSFISYSNLLTFVRERSLFNREIKQNLYSTSAYFLSRSMIDIPLQTIPVVLMSLSFYVILGLHKLLDSQRSLLVLLVHSFLFIFICIVISIASYAFVSMVASISPSLAVAMCLLSMFLVTWLTTIGFLLRQIVFPTWIVPVQWISFYRWGFFALIKGTFLSFQTQHTILYRLILTLSGIPNLSLFFFFVFLVICITSYYAIAFLCLCFFHQNIGLLL
- the LOC128884148 gene encoding uncharacterized protein LOC128884148 isoform X1 → MTENNFKLHASGMVPFNTQVNTLLHRRFLQYKRYFYLWLLITLVHLIHSFFLGLSFNENVAELIQYTNKSNAVPVQQISACLVKLNEILETLENSPLFSSQDWCTFSEELAPGFITVNRMYDHLNFTTIVKALEPLEEMLCIENPLKLNQTQDNFSLKHFINIVLHGVPILNEWQEQTRCKDLAEAVESSSLLDDVLSIGSNIIKSVASMATNLNIAFTSWDNLLLSDKLTASNFQTLPRQLSDDMGSSPRFGANTSEKVTCNLQSIQTEAIDTLKHIKPIMHHLNNTMKKVFLDEILKSFIGNEAISHLIDMVDVFFKLISSFIDSLEPNVVLETYQAKTSTETNVPEWILSFEMFLLNIYKRNVVFIQLSNAFLFHVIFVSFISYSNLLTFVRERSLFNREIKQNLYSTSAYFLSRSMIDIPLQTIPVVLMSLSFYVILGLHKLLDSQRSLLVLLVHSFLFIFICIVISIASYAFVSMVASISPSLAVAMCLLSMFLVTWLTTIGFLLRQIVFPTWIVPVQWISFYRWGFFALIKGTFLSFQTQHTILYRLILTLSGIPNLSLFFFFVFLVICITSYYAIAFLCLCFFHQNIGLLL
- the LOC128883847 gene encoding uncharacterized protein LOC128883847 isoform X3 — protein: MSSRTSNSKGNVSITGNKDSSLEGKVESHSAPSNGPQMEKESDHTAPSTSLTQALLGSVSLGPTIVIRSLTSDQKATCQPTVNRTWCKPPTREKTNPDFNITHTRTMFQSSLQFSTDAENAQFPRVDEVAHFKNDIKTFKGNRYFQDVKKTLTYVPTESIAKLNTLSSYAVGKKLSPRSRLPTPYKQFSPKTRNESDTQKERDTEFYENFSKSFSFHHRLPSIDQFVLPCHLTCSAQGSRLSHFKNSLYSKSSTAHIPTIPKLCLNSSPAQHVPNETTLHKNENVKIECLVSCQEKNSVEASTQTTLHHCQWNNNILLQDVLVKNHHQFQRETVCQITTNGFHGSLILKECDFLVQRINQSVVSGGFEKRRTQTHQLASEQNNVFKSAESNNTKCRLSSNHSNNSISETSLCNDIYSPFPRTKVNQTYTPAKVTQEFNFLSDINQKSSDYFNNNSIKAKDQCLHMNVTQRYKDLSDEFHKNQRKIKYTAPFQNKVTDFYKNEFSTVEAVNSNSKNVVQKTSSRDFHTQNYNASYKKSDTTFDSSNELFKSRTTTLLKNSPHVTNIPLAPHKISCQSHLPVNNYHSHRNYHFQPPCNKSSALLDINKKSCRSNHFSNSALTKNGKEISNPVKPTLGKQWNHAVHRHSNSKFIFKSNEWKPAKALESKILLNEKSLNAINYNMELTSPLYSSTSYAVNPVRYVSNKI
- the LOC128883847 gene encoding uncharacterized protein LOC128883847 isoform X1 — encoded protein: MPVKLRDLRNWYNPKHLKSFSSLEFQPKQCKLVPPKPVNSFSSPVIFNEKRKQSKLDATSSTLSHSFCDKKNDISCDSKVNTGLRIARQSDLSLKSRNPLNRIIENVEKVCETLEKENDSNDSSQVKAQMSSRTSNSKGNVSITGNKDSSLEGKVESHSAPSNGPQMEKESDHTAPSTSLTQALLGSVSLGPTIVIRSLTSDQKATCQPTVNRTWCKPPTREKTNPDFNITHTRTMFQSSLQFSTDAENAQFPRVDEVAHFKNDIKTFKGNRYFQDVKKTLTYVPTESIAKLNTLSSYAVGKKLSPRSRLPTPYKQFSPKTRNESDTQKERDTEFYENFSKSFSFHHRLPSIDQFVLPCHLTCSAQGSRLSHFKNSLYSKSSTAHIPTIPKLCLNSSPAQHVPNETTLHKNENVKIECLVSCQEKNSVEASTQTTLHHCQWNNNILLQDVLVKNHHQFQRETVCQITTNGFHGSLILKECDFLVQRINQSVVSGGFEKRRTQTHQLASEQNNVFKSAESNNTKCRLSSNHSNNSISETSLCNDIYSPFPRTKVNQTYTPAKVTQEFNFLSDINQKSSDYFNNNSIKAKDQCLHMNVTQRYKDLSDEFHKNQRKIKYTAPFQNKVTDFYKNEFSTVEAVNSNSKNVVQKTSSRDFHTQNYNASYKKSDTTFDSSNELFKSRTTTLLKNSPHVTNIPLAPHKISCQSHLPVNNYHSHRNYHFQPPCNKSSALLDINKKSCRSNHFSNSALTKNGKEISNPVKPTLGKQWNHAVHRHSNSKFIFKSNEWKPAKALESKILLNEKSLNAINYNMELTSPLYSSTSYAVNPVRYVSNKI